The sequence TATCCCTTCCAAAGAGGAACCTTTCCAATCTCTCCGACAAGCAATACAAATATGCGACGTATAACAATACCCATTTGAATATCATTTTTTACCCTTGCTAAATAGTTGTATTGACAAATAAAAACTATAAGAAACATGAATTGTCCAAAAATTAAAAAATCAAATACTTGTAAAGACGCTAAATTTTTAAACAGACAATGGTATTTTTGATCATTGATTCAAAGAAGTGCAAAAAAACGTAAATAAGAAACCTATAGTGTTATTTATGTATATTGAAAGGTATATTTGATAAAAGATTCGTCAATTTTGTTTGTGGAGAACTATCTACAAATACTTATGAAAAATTATGAGACGGTATCAAAACAACGGGCATCAATAGTTTTTGACAACATAGATTATTGGAAAATTCATTCGGAATTAATCCCATGAGGAAAATATAAGGAATCAAAAAGCAGAAATTTTTACAGAATAGGTAATGAGAGAATAAGACACTACCTAGCAAGATTTAAAAAAAGGTAAATGCTATTCAAAAGCACAACATCATATGGTAGTGAAATATTTAAAATTATTAATTTTGCACTTACATAATAAACTTGCTATGGTTGCTTAACAATACGTAATAAGTACTTTTTAAAGAACAATATTGTAAAAATATGCTTTTATGTTACTCAATAAAATAAGAATTTGTGTTATAAATTGTGATATAATAAAAAATTATGTATATTTAATAACAACTTTGGAATGAATACAACTATTATTTATTATTCCTATTATTTTTCCATCATAAAAAAACAATCTTATCGTATATGAAAACAATATATTCGTTTTTAATTTCTTTAATTGCAATTATTTATATATCACAAGCCCAACACATCTGCCGTTTTCCATTTTTTCCTTCATTTCCTATACCAGAAACCATACCAGATGGTACAAGAATATCCATAGTGAATGTATTTGGAGGAGAACATGATAATATTATTTATAAAGAAACAGAAGATGGGTATACTCTTTTGAAAGACAGTTTAGGTTTTTTTCAATATGCCCGTTTAAATAGCACAGGGAAACTTTATTTATCGGGATTTAAAGCACGTAATATAAATGAAAGAACCAACAAAGAAAACCGATTTTTAATAACTATTCCTAAACATATAAGAAATATCTTATCAGATTCGGAAATAGAACATATACACAGAAATGCTACTTTTAGTAAATATGTTAAATTCACTCCTACAAAAGGAAATATCAGAATTCCTGTGTTACTTATTAAATATCCAGATCTATCAAATACTTATACTAAAGCACAATTATCGGATCATTTAAATAATGGTAGTGGAAGTTTCAAAGAATTTCTGAGAAGCAGTTCTTACGGAAAACTAAACCCAACATTTGATGTATTCGGATGGTATACTACTCCTAATAACTATGCTACATACGGATATTCATTAGGGAATACTGCTGTTATTCCAATGGTAACAGCAGCGATAGCTCAAGCAGACGCAGATGTTAATTTTTCTCAGTATGATAGTAATAAAGATGGGTATTTAGATGCTCTTATTATAATACATTCAGGATATTCCGCTGTAAATGCATTAGATGATTATAATAACTATGCATATCCTCATGCGGGAACTAATGCTTTATCCGAAAATAGAGATGGTATACTCATAGAAAGCTACTCTATACAACCAGAAAAATGGGGAACAACTAATCAACTTGTGAATTCCTTGTTAGGTATTCCGATAGTAACGGACCAATTGGTTATTAAGAAAATTCTTGGTCATGAATTTGGTCATCTTATGGGAGTGCGAGATCTGTATGATGTGACTCGGTCATCCATAGGATTAGGGGCATGGTGTATTATGGGTCACGGAGAATCCTATTCTGCATACTGTAAAGAAGCATTTGGATGGTTTAACCCACAGGTTATTACAGAATCTGCTACGGGATTAGTATTAGCTCCCTCTTCTTCTGATTCTACAGCATGTTACCGAATCAATACTCAGAACATAAATGAGTATTTTTTATTAGAAAATAAACAACAAACAGCATCTGGTCCTTGGTATGCTTCATTACCAGGAAGTAGTGATATAAATACTTCATTACCAGGGAGTGGTTTAGCAATATATCATATTAATAGCTATCAAGTAAACAAAGGAAACTCCAATAAAAATAATAAACTCGTTGATTTAGAAGAAGCCACAGGAGGTAATGAACTAGATGCCCCTGTCCCTTCCAGTCTTGGTATTTCCAATGCTTTGGATTATTTGACTAATAGTTACTTCGGTAGTAGTGGTCAGCTCTTTCCTAATGGAAGCCGTACTTCTTTTAATGATAATACTACTCCTAATTCTAGAACATATACAAACCAAAATACAAATATTAACGTATATAATATTCGTAGATCTGGGACTAACATAATTTTTGATGTAACTGTTCCTCCTGCTCCGCCGCCTCCTCCCATAGTTTTATATCCTAATATAGCTTTTTATAAACCTGCGGAATGGGATACATCAGTAGTTATTTCTCAAAATTATGGAGACAATACAGATGTCAATACTTTTACCACAGAAGATATTTTATATTTAGATATTTCTTGTATTAATAATGGAGATACTGCTATAGCAAATGGATTTAGTGTTTCTATCTATGATATAGTAGAAGATAATAATGAAGTCTTTTTAGGAACATTATCTAATAATAATTCCGTACCTATCAATGGCACTTGGGGAACAGAAGATATAATATTAGGAAGAATAAGCGAAGGAAATCACAGAATAAAAGTAGTTATAAATTTTTCTCTTCCTGAAAAAAACATAGCAGATAATACTTTTTATAAAAATATTACCGTAACATCTCCCGAAAATAACGATGAACCATCAAATGCAAAGATGCTCTCAGTATCACCTACTGTTTGCACATCATCCGGAGGAGTCCGAAGTCATAATGTAGGACGGACAAATTCTCCTCAACCATTCCCATTTTGTGGAGGTTCTATTAGCAATAATGCAGGGGATGTTTGGTTTCAGGTAATAGTACCTTCATCAGGAGCAGTGGATATTACTACTTATTCAGATGGGGCAAACTCATCTATAAGGAATGCGGGAATGTCTGTATATTTGGGATCTCGTCTTGAATCTTTATCTTCACAATGTTTTTTTGATGCCAATGGTAGAATGCCAAAATTAACTGTAAAAAATCAAAGATCATCGGATACTCTTTTTGTTCGATTATGGTCATATACAGGAGAAAGAGGATATTTTAGAATATGTGTTTCTATTCCCCAGTATACCATAATAGCTCTTGCAAACCCATCTGATGCTCAGAATTATGTGAACGGAGGAAGAGTTTATAGAATAGGAGACATAGTAACCCTGAGTATTACTCCAATAATAGGGTATACTTTTCAAAATTGGACTGAAAATGGAAGAGAAATATCTATAAATACGACGTATTCTTTTCCCGCCGATAGTAATAGAACTTTTATAGCAAATTTTATACCTCGTAGATATACTCTCCGTGTCACTACTGCTGATACATCTATTGGTAAAGTAGGTACAAGATTATTAGGATCTATTCATTCATTAGATACATCTCAATTATATAATTATGGACAAACCGCCCTTATACGTGCAGTTGCATCTGTTGGGTATTCCTTTCAAAGATGGCAAAATGAAAATATTGCCCTGTCCTTTGATTCAGATTACCTTTTAAGAATAGATACTGTATCTTTTTCTTCTGATACCATTAAAACACTGAGAGGATTATTTTCAATAAGTAATTATCCTATTATTACCAAAACTGAACCAGAAAACTCTGGATCAATAGATGGAAGTGGAACTTTTGTCCACGCACAAAATGTCATTCTTACAGCTACTCCTGGAATAGGATATTCTTTTAGTCATTGGAGCGAAAATGGGGTAACTCTTTCTCACACAGGAACTCTTTCGTTTTCAGCAACATCTTCTCGTAATATAATAGCACATTTTTCTGTAAATATCTATACTATAACTACCTCTCTAAACCCAAGTAGTAATGCAGGTATTATAACCAATTCCAGTAGATACGGTACCACAAACTACGAATATTTAGAACCTGTAAGCATTAATGCATCGGCATCCCCGGGATATACTTTTGTAAACTGGACAGAGCCTGGTATAGGAATAGTTTCTTCTAACCCCACATACATCATAAACGGTGCTACAGAAAATAGAAACCTCACCGCAAATTTTAACAGAATCCCATATTCTATAGTCGCATCTACAAACCCACAAAATATAGCAACTATAGTAGGAATAAATAAAAACACATATTATTATGGAGACACTGTAAATTTTACATTAGCAGGAACAACACATGAATATATTTATGATGATAAAATATACATACTTCAAAACTGGACCAGAAACGGAGCTCCTATCTCTTATCAGAGAAGTTTTTCATTTATTGTCACCACAAATAGTAGTTTAATTGCTCGATTTGCCTTGAAAACATATCAAGTAAGAGCTACCGCTAACATAGCAGAAGGTGGAAATATAACCGGTACAGGAACTTTCTCACATGGACAATTAATACACCTAAACGCAACCCCCAGCTCAAGATATAACTTTAGTAATTGGACAGAAAACGGAATACAAGTTTCTTCATCACCACTCTACTCCTTTACCGTGAACACCGATAAAACCTTAGTCGCAAATTTTATTACTAACTCTTATTTCATTGAAGCATCAACGAATATCCCAAATTCAGGAAATATAACAGGAACCGGCCTTTACTACAAAGGACAAACAGCATCTCTAACTGCAGTCCCATCAACCGGATATTCTTTTGTAAACTGGACAGAAAATGGTGAAATCGTTACCTCTACACCTGTTTTTTCCTTTACAACCCGGTCTAATAGAAATCTCATAGCAAATTTTACTCAAAACCCACGTATTATAACCGCAACACCTTCCCCATTAGAAGCAGCATCAATACAAGGAACAGGAGAATTTAAACACGGTTCCCCTATTACCATTACATTTATACCAAACACAGGATACACATTCTCCGAATGGACAGAAAATGAAAAAACTGTTTCCATAGATAGTTTGTATAGCTTTATAGTAAATACAGACAGAAATCTCATAGCCAAGTTCAGTACCAACCTCTATCTTGTTGAAGTATCTACCAATCCCTTAGAGACAGGAACTATTGTAGGAGAAAAAAAATACCCATACGGGAGAGCCGTAGCTATTACTGCAACACCTGTCCCAGGATATACTTTTTTACACTGGACAGAAAACGGAGAAAAAATTTCTCCATACAATACCTACTCTTTTATCATATCATCTCATAGAAATTTGGTAGCACATTTTACTATAAGCACCTATACCATAACAGCTAACTCCAATATGCCAAATATCACAAATATAACAGGAACCGGAGAATATAAACATGGTGACCCCGTAGAATTAATAGTTACTTCTACCTCGCCTAAGCACAAATTTATAAAATGGATGGAAAATCAAAACCCTGTTTCTGATTCTGCAATCTATCAATTCACCGCAGCTTCCAATAGAAATCTCACAGCACTTTTCGATATAAAAACATTGACCGTAAATATTACCAAAAATAATAATGGGGGAAACATATCAGGAAGTGGAACATATTCATATAATGATACCGTTACTATAACTGCTACTCCAAAAAACGGATATAAATTTGTCCATTGGATAGAAAATAATATAAATGTATCTACAAACCAAAATTACAAATTTAACATACTCTATGACCGCAGATTAACAGCTCTCTTTGCAATAAATCCTCTTACAAAAACCGAATTTGAAAGTAACTCCGTAACTATTTTTCCGAATCCTAACACAGGAAACTTTACCATAGATATACATAATAACTACACCGGATATATACATATAAACATATATTCTTTGTTAGGCGAATCCATTAAAAAAATAACCATCCATAAAAATAACCCTCAATTACTCTATAACGTACTATTAGACCATCTTAAAAAAGGAATTTATATAATAGAATTACAAACAAAAAATTATACCATCACAAAAAAGGTTTTACTGCACTGATAGGTAAAAAGAATCCCATAATCTTTACCATTTTTTACACAAAAACGATGCAAAAAACTTTAAAATTTGTTATTATTGTTATTTTTTCCGCATCTCTTATTTTTTTTGGACTCGTATTCTATATTGTGAAAAATAAAGATACTTTCATACCCATTTTTATCCAAAAACTAAACGAAAATATAGACACCCCTATCCAAATAAAAAACGTAGATATAGAATTTTTTGAAAGCTTCCCCAATATTTCTTTTATATTATTAGAAATCAAAATACAATTAGAGAAAGAAAAAATAATCACCCTCAAAAAAGTATCTTTCCAATGCAATTTGTACAGTGTTTTACAAAAACAATACGATATAAAAAACATAATCATAAAGAGCGGTTCTATTTTCATAAATAACTATGCTAAACACCCCCCTCCCAAAAAAACATTCTCCCCCAAAAAAAATACTCCTCCACTTTCTTTAGGAACTATCTTTTTCCAAAATATACAAATCCATTACAAAGATTTAGAAAAGAATATATACATATCTTGGAATATAAAAAAAGGAAAAACAACATTTTTGCAGATGAAACAAGATACTATATCTCTTTCACTTTCATTTACAGGAAAAATAAAAAAAAATACCTTGGGAGAAAATCATATTTGGGAAAATGAAGGCATAGAACTTTCTGCAAAACAAATCCTCATAATCCAAAATACTATCGCATCTATACAAAAATTAGCAATAGAAACAGATTACTCTTCCATACAAGCCGATATTATACACGATACAAAAAAAACACAAATAGATTTTTTATCTCATATCCCTTCCTTGAAAAATTTTATAAAAAATATCCCAACCAATACTCAAAATCTACTCAAAGATTATAAAATAGAAAGTGAAATTTTCTTAAAAGGGAGCTTCGTTTCCCAAGAAAATAAAAAAGAAATACAGTCTACTGTTACTTTTACTAAAATATACACCTCCGCTCCCGATTCACTTTGGAAAATACACGATGGATACATAAAAAGCAATTTCTTTACAGATTTTACCCTTCCAAAAACCCATCTATTATCCGAAAAAATAACAGGAAAATTAAATAACTCCCCATTCACAGGAAAAATAGAAATACATAATTTTGAAAACTTTAATACTTCCTTAGAAATAGAGGGTCAAATGAAACACGCAACACAAATAAATGAATTCTTTCCCCTTAAAAACATGAAATGTACAAAAGGAAATATCAGATACTCTGTATGCCTCTCTAAAAATTTAGTAGATGGAAACTTTTACCCGAACGGAGAAATAGAATTCAAAGACATAGATATATCTCTCACAGATCCTCATATTTCTGTTTCAAACGGAAGAGGAGTAATAATATTTAATAAAAAAAACATAGCATTTAACGAACTACAAGGAAATATTGGAAAAACAGATATAAACCTAACAGGCATAGTAAGAAATCCATTTGAAAAAAAAAGAGAAACCATTTTGTATTTCTCCTCTGATTATATGGATATAGAAACATTACTTTCTCTCAAAAGCAATGATTCTCCCAAAGATACCTCTAACTATACTCTCAACCGAACCCAAAAAATCCTCCTATCCGGAAAAATACAGCATATTGCATACCATAATTTCCATGCAAAAAACATAAAAATCCAAGGAAATATAGAACATCCTAATTCTCATATATATATAGAAACAACAAATTCTATGGGTGGCAGTATAATATTAAAAAATTCTATACATTTTAATACACAACCACCCATCTCTTATACCTTAGAAGGTTCTATGAAAAATATCTATTTGGATAGTTTGTTTTATTCTTGTGATAATTTTCACCAAAATTTTATTCAAAATACACATATAAAAGGACAAATAGATTCCGAGTTTCAGTTATCCCTACCAATGGAAAATAATTGGAAAATAGAAACCGATTCCCTCATAGCATTTATAAAAATTATAGGAAAAAATGGAGAACTCATAGATTTTAAACCCATGCAAAAACTGTCCCTTTTTGTAAAAGAAGAAAAACTCGCCCATATAACCTTTGCAAAATTAGAAAATCAAATTTTTATTAAACATAAAATTATAACTATTCCCCAAATGAAAATTTCTTCTAATATCAAAGATATATTTATAAATGGCACTCACTCTTTTGACCAAAAAATAGATTACCATCTGCAAATACCTATATTGCAAAATAAGAAAAAAGACCCCGATGCAGTATTTGGAAAAATAGAAGACCCCGAAAAAAAATCAAATTATCTATTTTTAAAAATCACGGGAAGCACTGATAATTACATCATCAACTTTGATTCTCAAGCAATAGCCGAAAAAATACTATCAGATGCAAAAGAAGAAAAAAAAGAATTATTGGATAATATACATAAACAAAAAAAAAAGAAATCCATTTTATTACAAGAGAACGAATATATTGATTTTAATAACAAAAAAGAATAAAACACTTTTATGAATGTCATAGCAAATATAAGTAAATTGTTTGCTTCGTATATAGTAAATACAGAGGCAAAATGGAGGCAAAAACCATATTATTTTCAAGAAAAAATACTGCAAAAAATAATTTCTCAAGCAAAAAATACATTTTTTGGAAAAGAACACAACTTCCAAAAAATAAAAAACTATGAAGATTTTAAAAAAAATGTCCCATTGCGTGACTATGAAGGTCTAAGAGAATATATAGAGAAAATAAAAAATGGTGAGAAAGATATTCTATGGGAAGGAACTCCTCTCTATTTTGCAAAAACTTCGGGAACAACAAGCGGAACAAAATATATTCCCATTAGTAAAGAATCACTCCCATTCCATATCAAAGCAGCACGAAATGCACTTTTATACTACATACACGAAACAAAAAATACTTCTTTTTTAAATGGAAAACTCATCTTTTTATCGGGAAGCCCGATTTTAGAAAAAATACACAACATATATGTAGGACGCCTTTCCGGAATTGTGAATCACCACGTTCCAAAATACCTCCGCAAAAATCAATTACCCGCTTTCTCCACTAACTGCATAGAAGATTGGGAAGAAAAAATAAATACCATAACAGAAGAAACCCTATCACAAAATATGACCCTCATATCAGGAATTCCCCCTTGGGTGCAAATGTATTTTTCTCTCTTAGAAAATAAAACCTCCAAAAAAATAAAAGATATCTTCCCCAATTTTTCTCTCTTCGTATACGGTGGAGTTAATTTTGAACCTTATAAACAAAAACTTTTTAACTCCATAGGAAAAAAAATAGATTCCATAGAAACATTCCCCGCCTCCGAAGGATTCTTCGCTTTTCAAGATTCTCAAAAAACAAACGGTTTACTACTGCTCTTGAACAGCGGAATATTTTTTGAATTCATTCCTATCCAAGAAATCCATAAACCAAATCCCATACGATTACATATAGAACAAGTCAAATTAGATACCAATTATGCACTTATTATCAATAGTAATGCAGGACTTTGGGGATATAATATTGGAGATATTGTGAAATTTGTCTCTCTTTTTCCCCATAAAATAATAGTTACAGGAAGAGTAAAACATTTTATATCCGCTTTTGGAGAACACGTCATCGCAGAAGAAGTGGAAACAGCCCTCCAAAGAACGCTCATACACTTTCCCGAAGTAGAAATTATAGAATTTACCGTGTCCCCTAATGTCAATCCTTTTGAAGGGCTACCAAGACACGAATGGTATATAGAATTTGCGAAAGAACCACACAATACAAAATTATTTGCCAAAACAATAGATGAAAACCTTCAACAAATCAATTCCTATTATGCTGATCTTGTACAAGGAAAAGTCATACAACCTCTTTCTATAATCCATGTAAAAAAAAACGGATTTATAAACTATATGAAATCAATGGGAAAATTGGGAGGACAAAACAAAGTCCCAAGATTATCAAATGATAGAAGTATTACTGATAAACTCACTCTAATAGAAAGGGATAATATCTAATCTTTCAATAACCTCCTCAATTCCATAGTGGTTATTGCATCATCAGAACTCCCCGACTCTAATTTTACCTTGTCTATATACAGGGATTCTTTTATTTTGAGCATTCTGATAATTTCATAATCAGATGCATATTCTAAAAACTCAGTAGTAGGAGAACAAAACTCTAAAAATGCAGGTACCTCTCCTCGCAAAAACGAAGTATTCTGCAATACCACATCTGTATGTAACCGCTTGCGTATCAAATACTTCAGATACTCCTTTGCATATTCTTCCTCATATACTAACCTTTCTTTTTGACGTATGGCATTCAATTTTTTCAGCTGTTTATATTCACTATTAAATTGAGATGCTAACAAAGAAATAACACCACCGATAGCAAAACCAGAACCCGATACATCAAAAGAAGGGTTATAGTATAGAATTTTATCTTCAGGACTTTTCACTTCATAATCATTATATCTTATCCTATTTTGCTGAAAAAAACCTTCCAAAACATTCTTCCCATAAATAGTAACATTTTGCAAGGTAACAGTATTTTTGGATAGTTTTATTTTATAGGGAGTACTATCCTCTTGCAAAGACTCTCTGAAAATAATAAAACGAGTGGTATAACCTACATTAGAAAACACAAGGGTATCCCCATTTTTTAAAGTAAATGAAAACTTTCCTTCGGAGTCCGCTACTTGAAATTTACTCTTATTTATCAAATATACGTGAGTATAGCTAAGGGGAATACTATCACTTGCATCTATAACAGTACCGTTAATAGAAAAAAAACTGTACCATTGCTCCTGAGCTTGTATGGTATCAAAAGAAAAGAAAAAGAAAAAAATACAAAAAAAGAACCTGAACAAAACCCTCATATTGAATACACACTACCAATCGTTTTTATGATTACTCACCTTTTTATTTGGTAAAATAAAAGGACAGAGTATTGCAGATATAAATAAAACTATAATAATTTCTAACATTAACATATGAAATAGATTTTAGATGGGATAATGGAAATGGAATAAATAATAATTTACAATAATTTGTAATATAATAAAATTGATATAGTTTTTAATATAAGATGGGTGGGCTCTAAAAATTGAGTTTTATTACTCACTTTACGCAAAAAATATCATCAAAAAATGTATTTTACCATTTTAATGGTTAATAAGTTATGTATGTTACTTTTTGGAGTATTTTCATCTCATTTAATTCTAATAGCTAACGATGCTTTTTGAAATGCTAAAGATATTTGGGTTTTCATTGCAAAACGATTCTTTTTGTCCTTTCTTTTATATCATACTATACAAAAAACAATGTATTCATGCATTAATAATAAATAGGATCCTTTTACTAATGAAGGCTTTAGGAGTTTTTTTGCAAATACTAAGTA comes from Chitinophagaceae bacterium and encodes:
- a CDS encoding M6 family metalloprotease domain-containing protein — translated: MKTIYSFLISLIAIIYISQAQHICRFPFFPSFPIPETIPDGTRISIVNVFGGEHDNIIYKETEDGYTLLKDSLGFFQYARLNSTGKLYLSGFKARNINERTNKENRFLITIPKHIRNILSDSEIEHIHRNATFSKYVKFTPTKGNIRIPVLLIKYPDLSNTYTKAQLSDHLNNGSGSFKEFLRSSSYGKLNPTFDVFGWYTTPNNYATYGYSLGNTAVIPMVTAAIAQADADVNFSQYDSNKDGYLDALIIIHSGYSAVNALDDYNNYAYPHAGTNALSENRDGILIESYSIQPEKWGTTNQLVNSLLGIPIVTDQLVIKKILGHEFGHLMGVRDLYDVTRSSIGLGAWCIMGHGESYSAYCKEAFGWFNPQVITESATGLVLAPSSSDSTACYRINTQNINEYFLLENKQQTASGPWYASLPGSSDINTSLPGSGLAIYHINSYQVNKGNSNKNNKLVDLEEATGGNELDAPVPSSLGISNALDYLTNSYFGSSGQLFPNGSRTSFNDNTTPNSRTYTNQNTNINVYNIRRSGTNIIFDVTVPPAPPPPPIVLYPNIAFYKPAEWDTSVVISQNYGDNTDVNTFTTEDILYLDISCINNGDTAIANGFSVSIYDIVEDNNEVFLGTLSNNNSVPINGTWGTEDIILGRISEGNHRIKVVINFSLPEKNIADNTFYKNITVTSPENNDEPSNAKMLSVSPTVCTSSGGVRSHNVGRTNSPQPFPFCGGSISNNAGDVWFQVIVPSSGAVDITTYSDGANSSIRNAGMSVYLGSRLESLSSQCFFDANGRMPKLTVKNQRSSDTLFVRLWSYTGERGYFRICVSIPQYTIIALANPSDAQNYVNGGRVYRIGDIVTLSITPIIGYTFQNWTENGREISINTTYSFPADSNRTFIANFIPRRYTLRVTTADTSIGKVGTRLLGSIHSLDTSQLYNYGQTALIRAVASVGYSFQRWQNENIALSFDSDYLLRIDTVSFSSDTIKTLRGLFSISNYPIITKTEPENSGSIDGSGTFVHAQNVILTATPGIGYSFSHWSENGVTLSHTGTLSFSATSSRNIIAHFSVNIYTITTSLNPSSNAGIITNSSRYGTTNYEYLEPVSINASASPGYTFVNWTEPGIGIVSSNPTYIINGATENRNLTANFNRIPYSIVASTNPQNIATIVGINKNTYYYGDTVNFTLAGTTHEYIYDDKIYILQNWTRNGAPISYQRSFSFIVTTNSSLIARFALKTYQVRATANIAEGGNITGTGTFSHGQLIHLNATPSSRYNFSNWTENGIQVSSSPLYSFTVNTDKTLVANFITNSYFIEASTNIPNSGNITGTGLYYKGQTASLTAVPSTGYSFVNWTENGEIVTSTPVFSFTTRSNRNLIANFTQNPRIITATPSPLEAASIQGTGEFKHGSPITITFIPNTGYTFSEWTENEKTVSIDSLYSFIVNTDRNLIAKFSTNLYLVEVSTNPLETGTIVGEKKYPYGRAVAITATPVPGYTFLHWTENGEKISPYNTYSFIISSHRNLVAHFTISTYTITANSNMPNITNITGTGEYKHGDPVELIVTSTSPKHKFIKWMENQNPVSDSAIYQFTAASNRNLTALFDIKTLTVNITKNNNGGNISGSGTYSYNDTVTITATPKNGYKFVHWIENNINVSTNQNYKFNILYDRRLTALFAINPLTKTEFESNSVTIFPNPNTGNFTIDIHNNYTGYIHINIYSLLGESIKKITIHKNNPQLLYNVLLDHLKKGIYIIELQTKNYTITKKVLLH
- a CDS encoding AsmA-like C-terminal region-containing protein, translating into MQKTLKFVIIVIFSASLIFFGLVFYIVKNKDTFIPIFIQKLNENIDTPIQIKNVDIEFFESFPNISFILLEIKIQLEKEKIITLKKVSFQCNLYSVLQKQYDIKNIIIKSGSIFINNYAKHPPPKKTFSPKKNTPPLSLGTIFFQNIQIHYKDLEKNIYISWNIKKGKTTFLQMKQDTISLSLSFTGKIKKNTLGENHIWENEGIELSAKQILIIQNTIASIQKLAIETDYSSIQADIIHDTKKTQIDFLSHIPSLKNFIKNIPTNTQNLLKDYKIESEIFLKGSFVSQENKKEIQSTVTFTKIYTSAPDSLWKIHDGYIKSNFFTDFTLPKTHLLSEKITGKLNNSPFTGKIEIHNFENFNTSLEIEGQMKHATQINEFFPLKNMKCTKGNIRYSVCLSKNLVDGNFYPNGEIEFKDIDISLTDPHISVSNGRGVIIFNKKNIAFNELQGNIGKTDINLTGIVRNPFEKKRETILYFSSDYMDIETLLSLKSNDSPKDTSNYTLNRTQKILLSGKIQHIAYHNFHAKNIKIQGNIEHPNSHIYIETTNSMGGSIILKNSIHFNTQPPISYTLEGSMKNIYLDSLFYSCDNFHQNFIQNTHIKGQIDSEFQLSLPMENNWKIETDSLIAFIKIIGKNGELIDFKPMQKLSLFVKEEKLAHITFAKLENQIFIKHKIITIPQMKISSNIKDIFINGTHSFDQKIDYHLQIPILQNKKKDPDAVFGKIEDPEKKSNYLFLKITGSTDNYIINFDSQAIAEKILSDAKEEKKELLDNIHKQKKKKSILLQENEYIDFNNKKE
- a CDS encoding GH3 auxin-responsive promoter family protein; this encodes MNVIANISKLFASYIVNTEAKWRQKPYYFQEKILQKIISQAKNTFFGKEHNFQKIKNYEDFKKNVPLRDYEGLREYIEKIKNGEKDILWEGTPLYFAKTSGTTSGTKYIPISKESLPFHIKAARNALLYYIHETKNTSFLNGKLIFLSGSPILEKIHNIYVGRLSGIVNHHVPKYLRKNQLPAFSTNCIEDWEEKINTITEETLSQNMTLISGIPPWVQMYFSLLENKTSKKIKDIFPNFSLFVYGGVNFEPYKQKLFNSIGKKIDSIETFPASEGFFAFQDSQKTNGLLLLLNSGIFFEFIPIQEIHKPNPIRLHIEQVKLDTNYALIINSNAGLWGYNIGDIVKFVSLFPHKIIVTGRVKHFISAFGEHVIAEEVETALQRTLIHFPEVEIIEFTVSPNVNPFEGLPRHEWYIEFAKEPHNTKLFAKTIDENLQQINSYYADLVQGKVIQPLSIIHVKKNGFINYMKSMGKLGGQNKVPRLSNDRSITDKLTLIERDNI
- a CDS encoding carboxypeptidase-like regulatory domain-containing protein is translated as MRVLFRFFFCIFFFFFSFDTIQAQEQWYSFFSINGTVIDASDSIPLSYTHVYLINKSKFQVADSEGKFSFTLKNGDTLVFSNVGYTTRFIIFRESLQEDSTPYKIKLSKNTVTLQNVTIYGKNVLEGFFQQNRIRYNDYEVKSPEDKILYYNPSFDVSGSGFAIGGVISLLASQFNSEYKQLKKLNAIRQKERLVYEEEYAKEYLKYLIRKRLHTDVVLQNTSFLRGEVPAFLEFCSPTTEFLEYASDYEIIRMLKIKESLYIDKVKLESGSSDDAITTMELRRLLKD